In the genome of Mytilus trossulus isolate FHL-02 unplaced genomic scaffold, PNRI_Mtr1.1.1.hap1 h1tg000244l__unscaffolded, whole genome shotgun sequence, one region contains:
- the LOC134701535 gene encoding uncharacterized protein LOC134701535 isoform X1, translating to MSSSKPIPCGPCIEGKVNTKAVFWCYNCDEGLCSTCSGHHKRFKGTCDHKTIDIKNYNPSVHTIKTECEKHDQQLTLYCPSHLMPCCHECISNTHAKCPEIKSLASIVAKTKIENSKESVEKEINSILQLLGKIVNNKSQNIKRGEQEYESIKEFIVKICNEIDKHLTHLEKKIYQEADTILNQEKSKATDLIAEIEEKQKILKKMQDQLHTVIPHTSKLQSFLGVHQIEQQVHQCQRYIDDLENDDRAKEFNIKMEENNETEKIIKKLESLGELTVVKTDMDLNRETSVRRKAQVESQEKSNINNMTMNVEKKIKINMDIEVSDMICLMDGRLIMVEGFGKVILLSPDGKLQKQLPIPGEAFSVTEINQNTIAITYPYEKAIKIFNMENETVTKVITLEKQCWGLSSSDNSLVVGLSDDEIRIIDLEGNKLKSIQVESQTNLFNLVYCNDRVIYSDYHGKVVYCVDQSGKHIWQYKQDLSGPWGLCTDTYGNIVVADTGSHRIIVISKDGKDSKVLLRDGLWNPRCIYLKQNESSGFICGQDLTKYNLSSE from the coding sequence ATGTCATCCAGTAAACCTATTCCATGTGGACCTTGTATAGAAGGAAAAGTAAACACTAAAGCTGTCTTCTGGTGTTACAACTGTGATGAAGGATTGTGTTCAACATGTTCTGGTCATCACAAAAGATTCAAAGGAACATGTGATCATAAGactattgatattaaaaattataaccCATCTGTCCATACTATTAAAACAGAATGTGAAAAACATGATCAACAGCTCACCTTGTACTGTCCAAGTCATTTAATGCCTTGCTGTCATGAATGTATATCCAATACACATGCAAAATGTCCCGAAATAAAAAGTCTAGCTAGCATTGTGGCTAAAACCAAGATTGAAAACTCTAAAGAATCTGTAGAGAAAGAAATTAACTCCATCTTACAACTCTtaggtaaaattgtaaataacaaatcacaaaacattaaaagagGAGAACAAGAATATGAAAGCATTAAAGaattcattgtaaaaatatgcaatgaaatagataaacatTTAACCCATCTAGAAAAGAAGATCTACCAAGAAGCAGATACCATCTTGAAtcaggaaaaatcaaaagccaCAGATTTAATTGCtgaaattgaagaaaaacagaaaatcttAAAGAAAATGCAAGACCAGCTACATACAGTCATACCACACACTTCAAAACTCCAATCATTTTTAGGTGTACATCAGATTGAACAACAAGTACATCAATGTCAACGATACATAGATGATCTGGAAAATGACGACAGGGCAAAAGAATTTAACATCAAAATGGAGGAAAATAATGaaacagaaaagataataaaaaagttagaaTCCTTAGGTGAATTAACTGTTGTTAAAACAGATATGGATTTGAACAGAGAAACCAGTGTGAGGAGGAAAGCACAAGTAGAATCACAAGAAAAATCCAACATAAACAACATGACCATGAATGTTGAGAAAAAGATAAAGATCAACATGGATATTGAAGTGAGTGACATGATTTGTCTGATGGATGGAAGACTTATAATGGTAGAAGGGTTTGGCAAAGTTATCCTACTTTCTCCTGATGGCAAACTACAGAAACAGTTACCTATACCTGGTGAAGCTTTCAGTGTTACAGAGATCAATCAGAACACTATTGCCATAACTTATCCTTATGAGAAAGCCATTAAGATCTTCAATATGGAGAATGAAACAGTTACCAAAGTTAtcacattagaaaaacaatgcTGGGGATTATCATCATCAGATAATTCTCTTGTCGTAGGTTTGAGTGATGATGAAATCCGTATTATAGACTTAGAAGGAAATAAACTGAAGTCAATACAAGTTGAGAGTCAAACAAACCTGTTTAACCTTGTTTACTGTAATGACAGAGTAATCTATAGTGACTATCATGGTAAAGTAGTATACTGTGTTGATCAATCAGGTAAACACATCTGGCAATATAAACAGGATTTATCAGGACCATGGGGACTTTGTACAGATACTTATGGTAACATTGTTGTAGCAGACACTGGATCTCATAGAATAATAGTAATATCAAAAGATGGAAAGGATAGTAAAGTACTGCTTAGAGATGGACTATGGAATCCTAGAtgtatttatttgaaacaaaatgagTCTTCAGGTTTTATATGTGGCCAAGACTTGACAAAATACAATTTATCTTCTGAATGA